From one Gossypium hirsutum isolate 1008001.06 chromosome D08, Gossypium_hirsutum_v2.1, whole genome shotgun sequence genomic stretch:
- the LOC107913508 gene encoding heavy metal-associated isoprenylated plant protein 35, whose product MAANQDDSGTLKYKTWVLKVFIHCEGCKKKVKRVLQAIDGVYETTIDARQHKVTVTGSVDEELLIKKLSKSGKYVEPWPEKVEKKEKKPGKSKNNEKQKDGEGEAGDDDNHDPKKKKSDEKPELAATKDGGSDGSKGQPDGDNQPPAGDQMGGESEPDTSAAESGGGNGGNKKKKKKGKKGNPGPNGDAPASGEGLSAQALPVSNQSPPMGSSTNPSHPHQPMYPYAPPPMYYGSPLFGVSYTTTHPSSTSSYYATIMHPNAYRPPSPPSDPVHKFNEDDRDYYDDDETGCLIM is encoded by the exons atgGCAGCTAATCAAGATGATTCAGGAACACTCAAATACAAG ACATGGGTCTTGAAAGTCTTCATCCATTGTGAAGGCTGCAAGAAGAAAGTCAAGAGAGTTCTTCAAGCTATTGACG GTGTTTATGAGACGACCATAGATGCTAGACAGCACAAGGTGACAGTTACTGGCAGCGTGGATGAAGAATTGCTCATCAAGAAACTGTCCAAGTCGGGGAAATACGTCGAGCCTTGGCCAGAAAAGGttgagaagaaagagaaaaagccTGGGAAATCAAAGAACAATGAGAAACAAAAAGATGGCGAAGGAGAAGCCGGTGATGATGATAATCATGACCCAAAGAAGAAAAAGTCAGATGAAAAGCCTGAATTAGCCGCCACCAAAGACGGCGGTTCTGACGGTAGCAAAGGCCAGCCTGATGGGGATAATCAGCCTCCAGCAGGGGACCAAATGGGAGGTGAAAGCGAACCAGACACTAGTGCTGCCGAAAGTGGTGGTGGTAATGGAggtaataaaaagaagaaaaagaaagggaagaaAGGTAACCCTGGTCCCAACGGTGATGCACCAGCATCAGGTGAGGGTCTATCAGCTCAGGCTCTCCCAGTCTCAAACCAGTCCCCACCTATGGGATCATCAACCAATCCTAGCCATCCACATCAGCCTATGTATCCATATGCACCACCACCTATGTACTATGGATCTCCATTGTTTGGAGTAAGTTACACCACGACGCATCCTAGCTCTACCTCTTCTTATTATGCCACTATCATGCATCCTAATGCATACAGACCACCATCTCCACCGTCTGATCCAGTCCATAAATTCAATGAAGATGACCGTGACTACTATGATGATGATGAAACAGGCTGCTTAATCATGtag